In one Trichlorobacter lovleyi SZ genomic region, the following are encoded:
- the trpE gene encoding anthranilate synthase component I encodes MVFPDFKDFCQLAQKGNLVPVYREIMADMDTPVTAFRKIDDDCYSFLLESIEGGEKWARYTFLGSSPSLVVRTKGKTVETIEHGVITSQTVADPLDSIRALLSRFTPVEVPGLPRFFGGAVGYLGYDMVRHFEHLPTQKPALIDAYDAYFLVTDTLIIFDNVSQKIKVVSNAHLGGTVSAEDAYAEALARIEGIIHKLRGPLPPAGAPEAVKPAELRSNISREEYEAAVEKAKEYVRAGDIIQVVPSQRFSGTLSADPFDIYRVLRTLNPSPYMFFLRLDGTVIAGASPEVMVRKEGTRAELRPIAGTRPRGATPEEDATLAEELLADPKERAEHVMLVDLGRNDLGRVCATGTVTVSELMVIERYSHVMHIVSNVYGELAEGRDAFDLVRATFPAGTLSGAPKVRAMEIIDELEPVRREIYGGAVGYFSFSGNMDLAIAIRTLVIKDGMVHLQAGGGVVADSDPAAEWQETVNKAMAVRRAIEIAERGLK; translated from the coding sequence GCTGATATGGACACACCGGTAACTGCCTTTCGCAAGATTGATGACGACTGTTACTCGTTTCTGCTGGAGAGTATCGAAGGTGGAGAGAAGTGGGCACGCTATACCTTTCTCGGCTCCAGCCCCTCACTTGTCGTCCGTACCAAGGGTAAAACAGTTGAAACCATTGAGCATGGTGTCATTACCAGTCAAACAGTCGCTGATCCTCTGGATAGTATCCGTGCTCTGCTAAGCCGTTTCACGCCGGTTGAGGTGCCGGGGTTGCCCCGGTTCTTTGGTGGCGCAGTGGGGTACCTTGGCTACGACATGGTGCGTCATTTCGAGCACCTGCCAACGCAGAAACCGGCGTTGATTGATGCCTACGATGCCTATTTCCTGGTTACCGATACCCTGATCATCTTCGATAACGTCAGTCAGAAGATCAAGGTGGTCTCCAACGCCCATCTTGGCGGCACGGTCTCTGCCGAGGATGCCTATGCAGAGGCGCTGGCCCGGATTGAGGGGATAATTCACAAGCTGCGCGGGCCGTTGCCGCCTGCCGGAGCACCGGAAGCGGTCAAACCTGCTGAACTCCGTTCCAATATAAGCCGTGAAGAGTATGAGGCGGCGGTTGAGAAGGCCAAGGAATACGTGCGTGCCGGCGACATTATCCAGGTTGTCCCGTCACAGCGTTTCAGCGGCACGCTTTCAGCGGACCCCTTTGATATCTACCGGGTATTGCGCACCTTGAACCCCTCGCCTTACATGTTCTTTCTGCGTCTGGACGGCACCGTGATAGCCGGTGCTTCACCCGAGGTCATGGTGCGCAAGGAGGGAACACGGGCGGAGTTGCGGCCGATTGCCGGAACCAGGCCGCGTGGTGCAACACCGGAAGAAGATGCCACACTGGCAGAGGAGCTGTTGGCCGACCCCAAGGAACGGGCCGAGCATGTCATGCTGGTGGACCTGGGACGCAACGACCTGGGGCGGGTCTGTGCCACCGGCACGGTGACCGTCTCAGAGCTGATGGTGATCGAGCGTTACTCCCATGTCATGCATATCGTCTCCAACGTCTATGGCGAGCTGGCGGAAGGCAGGGATGCCTTTGATCTGGTGCGGGCCACCTTCCCGGCCGGTACTCTGTCCGGCGCTCCCAAGGTGCGGGCCATGGAGATCATCGACGAGCTGGAGCCGGTGCGGCGTGAGATTTACGGTGGCGCGGTAGGCTACTTTTCCTTCTCCGGCAACATGGATCTGGCGATTGCCATCCGCACGCTGGTGATTAAGGACGGTATGGTGCACCTCCAGGCCGGAGGCGGTGTTGTTGCCGATTCCGACCCGGCTGCTGAATGGCAGGAAACAGTTAACAAGGCGATGGCAGTCCGCCGGGCCATCGAAATTGCAGAGCGTGGGCTGAAGTAA